TGCCCTGTATCATATATCAGCACAGTCACGGTGAAAGAACTCGAGAGTTTCTTACTGGGCATCGGCCTTGGAAGAGAATGACCTTCTCGCCAGGTCCAGCACAGTACCCAAAAGTGCAGACAGCCTCAGCGGACTTATCAGTGTAAGCAGCCAACAGGTTGTTCAAGCCCTGATGACCGATCGAAGTCATAAACCACTTGCTTTACAGCCATCAGCATTCGTATTTCTCAGCGTTCTAGCATCAACTCTCACATGTACGCTCCAGGAAGACCGCTCAGAGCGTTATAGCACAGAGCTGTATCTTCAACCAGGACGGGGCCTTTCACCTGTATTTTATTGTTAAGCACATTCATTTTCTTTACAGCGTTTGTAGAATAGATAAGATA
This genomic stretch from Fusarium oxysporum f. sp. lycopersici 4287 chromosome 5, whole genome shotgun sequence harbors:
- a CDS encoding Ham1 family protein, which codes for MAAHKVNFITGNANKLREVKAILEPEIEVLSKSIDLEEVQGTLEEVTESKCRRAADLVKGPVLVEDTALCYNALSGLPGAYIKWFMTSIGHQGLNNLLAAYTDKSAEAVCTFGYCAGPGEKVILFQGRCPVRNSRVLSP
- a CDS encoding Ham1 family protein; the protein is MAAHKVNFITGNANKLREVKAILEPEIEVLSKSIDLEEVQGTLEEVTESKCRRAADLVCNYLIYSTNAVKKMNVLNNKIQVKGPVLVEDTALCYNALSGLPGAYIKWFMTSIGHQGLNNLLAAYTDKSAEAVCTFGYCAGPGEKVILFQGRCPVRNSRVLSP
- a CDS encoding Ham1 family protein yields the protein MAAHKVNFITGNANKLREVKAILEPEIEVLSKSIDLEEVQGTLEEVTESKCRRAADLVKGPVLVEDTALCYNALSGLPGAYIKWFMTSIGHQGLNNLLAAYTDKSAEAVCTFGYCAGPGEKVILFQGRCPGKIVPPRGPPDFGMC
- a CDS encoding Ham1 family protein, whose product is MAAHKVNFITGNANKLREVKAILEPEIEVLSKSIDLEEVQGTLEEVTESKCRRAADLVCNYLIYSTNAVKKMNVLNNKIQVKGPVLVEDTALCYNALSGLPGAYIKWFMTSIGHQGLNNLLAAYTDKSAEAVCTFGYCAGPGEKVILFQGRCPGKIVPPRGPPDFGMC